The following proteins are co-located in the Dehalococcoidia bacterium genome:
- a CDS encoding biotin--[acetyl-CoA-carboxylase] ligase has product MTWLHLPHLQERLTTRWLGRSLIYCTITSSTQDAARREAEAGAPPGTVVVADEQTAGRGRLGRSWVSPPGQNLYLTVVLRPPRTQVAQLAMAAPLAVARALEETTPLRAGIKWPNDVWLGRRKVAGVLIETEIRGDEVLYSLVGIGVNVNMDIASFPELAEVATSLRHELGREVAREEVLAAILNHLEALLEGASPEEVWRRWRERLITLGQQVRVSRGQEVIEGLAEDVDTQGHLLVRRPDGTLVAVEAGDVTLRG; this is encoded by the coding sequence ATGACCTGGCTCCATTTGCCCCATTTGCAGGAGCGCCTCACCACCCGCTGGCTTGGTCGCTCCCTCATATACTGCACCATCACCTCCTCCACGCAGGACGCGGCCCGACGGGAGGCGGAGGCTGGTGCCCCTCCCGGCACGGTAGTGGTGGCCGACGAGCAGACAGCCGGCCGGGGGCGCTTGGGCCGGTCGTGGGTCTCGCCGCCCGGCCAGAACCTCTATCTGACGGTGGTGCTCCGCCCCCCAAGGACCCAAGTGGCCCAGCTGGCCATGGCGGCCCCCCTGGCCGTGGCCCGGGCGTTGGAGGAGACAACCCCCCTGCGGGCGGGCATAAAGTGGCCCAACGATGTCTGGCTCGGGAGGCGGAAGGTGGCCGGCGTCCTCATCGAGACGGAGATAAGGGGTGATGAGGTGCTCTACTCCTTGGTGGGCATCGGGGTCAACGTGAACATGGATATAGCCAGCTTCCCCGAGCTGGCCGAGGTGGCCACCAGTCTGCGGCACGAGCTGGGGCGGGAGGTGGCCAGGGAGGAGGTTCTCGCTGCCATCCTTAACCATCTGGAGGCCCTCTTGGAGGGCGCATCGCCAGAGGAGGTGTGGCGGCGGTGGCGGGAGCGGCTCATCACCCTAGGGCAGCAGGTGCGGGTTTCCCGGGGCCAGGAAGTGATAGAGGGGCTGGCCGAGGACGTGGATACCCAAGGCCACCTGCTGGTGCGCCGCCCCGACGGCACCCTGGTGGCCGTCGAAGCCGGTGATGTCACCCTGCGTGGCTAG
- a CDS encoding nodulation protein NfeD, translated as MRWALAYGRPRGVYLWPILLALLLAACAGPDAPPGAVHVLQAQGQVGPVMARYIGRGLGHAEAKGAGAAVILLDTPGGLSSSMDDIVKRIMGAKVPVVVYVWPPGGRAASAGTFIVMASHVAAMAPGTSIGAATPVAIGGEDLGETLQDKATNDAAARIRDIARLRGRNANWAEAAVRQAASAGAQDALQLGVVEHVAPDLATLLKEVDGKRVTLQDGRVVELRTASAPITFNRISPVERFLDLIGDPNISLLLLSLGALALLYEIVNPGAIFPGVFGLIAIILGFFALSVIPFSWAGLALVLVGIALLVLEVFVTSHGILGVGGVVALILGAMFLTPGNPRFAGPSLEVNRWLAYGLAAGMGLFFATIVVNVVRARRRPALMGPDTIIGEKGVARSPLNPRGFVMIKGEYWQAETEEGEVQPGEEVIVVGREGLRLKVRKRQGGEEK; from the coding sequence ATGCGCTGGGCGTTGGCATACGGGCGTCCCCGGGGGGTTTACCTCTGGCCCATCCTTCTGGCCCTCCTTTTGGCCGCCTGCGCCGGGCCTGATGCCCCTCCCGGGGCCGTGCACGTCCTTCAAGCGCAGGGGCAGGTGGGGCCAGTGATGGCCCGCTACATCGGTCGCGGCCTTGGCCATGCCGAGGCCAAGGGGGCCGGGGCAGCAGTGATCCTCCTGGACACCCCCGGAGGCCTCTCCTCCTCCATGGACGACATCGTCAAACGCATCATGGGAGCCAAGGTGCCAGTGGTGGTATACGTGTGGCCGCCAGGGGGCCGAGCCGCTTCCGCTGGCACCTTCATCGTCATGGCCAGCCACGTGGCGGCCATGGCCCCGGGCACCAGCATCGGTGCCGCCACCCCTGTGGCCATAGGGGGCGAGGACCTAGGCGAGACCCTCCAGGACAAGGCCACCAACGACGCCGCCGCCCGCATCCGGGACATCGCCCGCCTCAGGGGCCGCAACGCCAACTGGGCGGAGGCGGCGGTGCGTCAGGCGGCCTCCGCTGGCGCCCAGGACGCCCTGCAGCTAGGGGTGGTGGAACATGTGGCCCCCGACCTGGCTACCCTACTGAAGGAGGTGGATGGCAAGCGCGTCACCTTGCAGGACGGTCGGGTGGTGGAGCTGCGCACCGCCTCCGCGCCCATAACCTTCAATAGAATAAGCCCCGTAGAGCGCTTCCTAGACCTCATCGGCGATCCCAACATCTCCCTGCTCCTTTTGAGCTTAGGGGCGTTGGCCCTCCTTTATGAGATAGTCAATCCAGGGGCCATATTTCCAGGAGTCTTCGGCCTTATCGCCATTATCCTGGGGTTCTTCGCCCTTAGCGTCATCCCCTTCAGCTGGGCGGGGCTGGCCCTCGTCCTGGTGGGCATCGCCCTTCTGGTGTTGGAGGTGTTCGTCACTAGCCACGGCATCTTGGGGGTGGGAGGAGTGGTGGCCCTCATCTTGGGGGCCATGTTCCTCACCCCTGGCAACCCCCGCTTCGCCGGCCCCAGCTTGGAGGTGAACCGCTGGCTGGCCTATGGCCTGGCTGCTGGGATGGGGCTATTTTTTGCCACCATCGTGGTAAACGTGGTGCGCGCCCGGCGTCGTCCCGCCCTGATGGGCCCGGACACCATAATAGGGGAGAAGGGGGTGGCCAGGTCGCCCCTCAACCCCAGAGGGTTCGTGATGATAAAGGGGGAGTACTGGCAGGCAGAGACGGAGGAAGGGGAGGTGCAGCCGGGAGAGGAGGTCATCGTCGTGGGGCGTGAAGGGTTGCGTCTGAAGGTGAGGAAGCGACAAGGAGGTGAGGAAAAATGA
- a CDS encoding ATP phosphoribosyltransferase regulatory subunit, producing MEEPLRCPGMHDLLPEEMERFRQVEEVFRLTCREWGYQEVRTPTIEHLFLFTAAGTLSAQMLGRVYSFLDWDGWSGERVVLRPDSTIPVARLYIEHMMGAPLAKLFYVQNVFRFTEGEREEWQCGVELLGDTQPLGDVELVLLGREVLARLGLGALGVRLSHPGLVRAVLERTGLSAGEQLRLYDAILDGEQEALAQLRGRIPDLGPAVDLLLREEGQGANYVRNLRAAFAQALPEVARPLDELEALAETLEALGLVPTVTGAMVRNFEYYTGPVFQLLVGDVVVGGGGRYDALVEVLCGRQVPASGFALYMGRLLPLVTRPPVAAATVWVEPADGAATTVAAAFQAASALRERGLPAQVALARGVSWGGPRLLVGPQGMVAFGAGASAGQQVGSVDEALTVLSGGAEK from the coding sequence ATGGAAGAGCCGTTGCGCTGCCCAGGCATGCACGACCTCTTGCCGGAGGAGATGGAGCGCTTCCGGCAAGTAGAGGAGGTGTTTCGCCTCACCTGTCGTGAGTGGGGTTACCAGGAGGTGCGGACCCCCACCATTGAACACCTCTTTCTGTTCACCGCCGCCGGCACCCTCTCCGCCCAGATGTTGGGCCGAGTCTACTCCTTCCTGGACTGGGACGGCTGGAGCGGGGAGAGGGTTGTACTGCGCCCCGATAGCACCATACCCGTGGCCCGTCTTTACATCGAGCATATGATGGGAGCGCCGCTGGCCAAGCTCTTCTACGTACAGAACGTCTTCCGCTTCACGGAGGGGGAGAGGGAGGAGTGGCAGTGTGGGGTGGAGCTGCTGGGCGATACGCAGCCCCTGGGGGACGTGGAGCTGGTGCTTCTGGGCCGGGAGGTGCTAGCCCGGCTGGGGCTGGGCGCCCTGGGGGTGCGCCTCTCCCATCCGGGCCTTGTGCGGGCGGTCCTGGAAAGGACAGGCCTCAGCGCCGGGGAGCAGCTCCGTCTATACGACGCCATACTGGACGGGGAGCAGGAGGCCCTGGCCCAACTGCGAGGTCGCATCCCTGACTTGGGGCCCGCGGTGGACCTCTTGCTGAGGGAGGAGGGGCAAGGGGCCAACTACGTGCGCAACCTGCGGGCAGCCTTCGCCCAGGCCTTACCGGAGGTCGCCCGTCCCCTAGACGAGCTGGAGGCCTTGGCTGAGACCCTGGAGGCTCTGGGCCTGGTGCCGACGGTGACGGGGGCCATGGTCCGCAATTTCGAGTACTATACGGGCCCCGTGTTCCAGCTCTTGGTGGGGGATGTGGTGGTGGGGGGAGGCGGTCGCTACGACGCCCTGGTGGAGGTGCTGTGTGGCCGCCAGGTCCCCGCCTCCGGCTTCGCCCTGTACATGGGGCGCCTTCTGCCGTTGGTCACCAGGCCTCCTGTGGCAGCAGCCACGGTTTGGGTGGAACCGGCCGATGGGGCAGCAACTACCGTAGCTGCGGCCTTTCAAGCCGCCTCCGCCCTACGGGAGAGAGGTTTGCCTGCCCAGGTGGCCCTGGCCCGCGGCGTCTCTTGGGGAGGGCCCCGTCTGCTGGTGGGACCCCAGGGCATGGTGGCCTTTGGCGCTGGGGCGTCGGCCGGTCAGCAGGTGGGGAGCGTGGATGAGGCCTTGACCGTTTTGTCGGGAGGCGCCGAGAAGTGA
- a CDS encoding slipin family protein encodes MAIRIVQEYERGVIFRLGRLVGARGPGLFFILPFVERMVKVDLRVVTMDVPRQEAITRDNVTVKVDAVIYFRVVNPEDAVVKVADYIRATSLISQTTLRNVIGQSELDELLSRREQVNMRLQQIIDEATEPWGVKVTAVEVRDVILAPEMVRAIARQAEAERERRAKVINAEGEFQAAQRLAEAAQVMAQNPITVQLRFLQTLSEISTERNSTIVFPIPIDLIQAFVDRTRGGPRGS; translated from the coding sequence ATGGCCATCCGCATCGTGCAGGAGTACGAGAGGGGGGTTATATTCCGCCTGGGTCGCTTGGTAGGGGCCAGGGGCCCAGGCCTATTCTTCATCCTCCCCTTCGTCGAGAGGATGGTGAAAGTGGACCTGCGGGTGGTGACCATGGACGTTCCCCGCCAGGAGGCCATCACCCGCGACAACGTCACCGTCAAGGTAGATGCCGTCATCTACTTCCGCGTAGTGAACCCCGAGGACGCGGTGGTGAAGGTGGCCGATTACATCCGGGCCACCTCGCTTATCTCCCAGACCACCCTGCGTAACGTCATCGGCCAGTCGGAGCTGGACGAGCTCCTATCGCGGCGGGAGCAGGTGAACATGCGGCTGCAGCAGATCATCGACGAGGCCACCGAACCTTGGGGAGTGAAGGTGACGGCGGTGGAGGTGCGGGACGTCATCCTCGCTCCCGAGATGGTGCGGGCCATCGCCCGCCAGGCGGAGGCGGAGCGAGAGCGACGGGCCAAGGTCATCAACGCTGAGGGCGAGTTCCAGGCCGCCCAACGCCTGGCCGAGGCCGCCCAGGTCATGGCCCAGAACCCCATCACCGTGCAGCTCCGCTTCCTGCAAACCCTCTCGGAGATCTCCACCGAGCGCAACAGCACCATAGTCTTTCCCATCCCCATCGACCTCATCCAGGCCTTTGTCGACCGGACACGGGGAGGGCCAAGGGGCAGCTAG
- a CDS encoding cobalamin-dependent protein (Presence of a B(12) (cobalamin)-binding domain implies dependence on cobalamin itself, in one of its several forms, or in some unusual lineages, dependence on a cobalamin-like analog.), producing the protein MAKVLISLLGMDQHEVGALTVSRVLRDAGFEVVYLGRFQTPDSIVRAALEEGVQAIGISCYSWEFRTYVPQLLRRLEEEGLAIPVVVGGGVLSEEDEAWLRAMGVKGVFRAGSPEGDIVRFFQELVATSSQAGTSVP; encoded by the coding sequence ATGGCCAAGGTCCTCATATCGCTCCTGGGCATGGACCAGCATGAGGTGGGCGCCCTCACCGTGTCCCGCGTCCTTCGCGATGCCGGCTTCGAGGTGGTCTATCTGGGACGCTTTCAGACCCCCGATTCCATCGTGAGGGCGGCCTTGGAGGAAGGCGTGCAGGCCATAGGCATCAGCTGTTATTCCTGGGAGTTCCGCACCTATGTGCCCCAGCTCTTGAGGAGGCTAGAGGAGGAGGGCCTGGCCATCCCGGTGGTGGTGGGTGGAGGTGTGCTCAGCGAGGAGGACGAGGCCTGGCTACGGGCCATGGGTGTGAAGGGGGTGTTTAGGGCAGGAAGCCCCGAGGGCGACATCGTCCGTTTCTTCCAAGAGCTAGTGGCCACTAGCTCTCAGGCCGGCACGAGTGTCCCCTGA
- a CDS encoding UDP-N-acetylmuramoyl-L-alanyl-D-glutamate--2,6-diaminopimelate ligase, giving the protein MLSLRSLAAHVPGARFQGPDVTVTGIAYDSRRIRAGELFVAVPGLRWDGHLFIPQALERGAAAVAVQADHPQWVEGLREDGVPTLVVEDARAALSRLAAAFHGFPAMRLTVIGVTGTDGKTSLVHLIAHLLRYDGHQVGLMGTAGMDVGLGLEGWEGRTTPEAPELQAALAAMVAHGCRYAVVECTSHGLALRRVEDAYFDVAVMTHLGEDHLDFHGSWEAYRAAKGRLFSLLDEAPSKGVGKWAILNADDPSWSYFRSLTQAEVLTYGLGPGAQVRALDVRPRGWGVAFHLRTPWGETEVEVAVPGEAGVMGALAGTATALAMGLPLPVVAQGLASWRGAPGRLELVDEGQPFPVVVDYAHAPQALARLLALARQSARGRVVLVFGCIGGRDRHRRRPMGRIAGQMADYVIVTDDNPYDEERESIFQEIVAGLQEAGREEGRDYLVVPDRRQAIAHALSMAGEGDVVVLAGKGHETHVYAGSSSYPCDDREVARAFLRRMKGV; this is encoded by the coding sequence ATGCTCTCCTTGCGCTCCCTAGCTGCCCATGTCCCCGGCGCCCGTTTCCAGGGCCCCGATGTGACGGTCACAGGCATCGCTTACGATTCCCGGCGCATAAGGGCAGGGGAGTTGTTCGTGGCCGTCCCCGGCCTGCGGTGGGACGGCCACCTCTTCATCCCCCAGGCCTTGGAGAGGGGGGCGGCCGCTGTGGCGGTCCAGGCCGACCACCCTCAGTGGGTGGAGGGGCTGCGCGAGGACGGGGTGCCCACCTTAGTGGTGGAGGATGCCCGCGCAGCTCTCTCCCGGTTGGCGGCCGCCTTCCACGGCTTCCCCGCTATGAGGCTTACCGTCATCGGCGTGACGGGAACCGATGGGAAGACGAGCCTGGTTCACCTTATTGCTCACCTCTTACGATATGACGGCCACCAGGTGGGGCTCATGGGCACGGCAGGGATGGATGTGGGCCTTGGCCTGGAGGGTTGGGAGGGCCGTACCACCCCTGAGGCCCCCGAGCTGCAGGCGGCCCTAGCAGCCATGGTGGCTCATGGGTGCCGATATGCTGTGGTAGAGTGCACATCCCATGGGCTAGCCCTCCGCCGTGTGGAGGACGCCTACTTCGACGTGGCGGTCATGACCCATCTGGGGGAGGATCACTTGGACTTCCATGGCTCCTGGGAAGCTTATCGCGCCGCCAAGGGCCGTCTCTTCTCCCTGCTGGACGAGGCCCCCAGCAAGGGCGTGGGGAAGTGGGCCATCCTCAACGCCGATGACCCCAGTTGGTCCTACTTCCGCTCCCTCACCCAAGCCGAGGTGCTGACCTATGGCCTGGGCCCAGGGGCCCAGGTGCGGGCTCTGGACGTGCGACCTCGGGGTTGGGGGGTGGCCTTCCATCTCCGCACACCTTGGGGGGAAACGGAGGTAGAGGTGGCCGTCCCGGGGGAAGCGGGGGTGATGGGGGCCCTGGCGGGGACGGCCACCGCCCTGGCCATGGGCCTTCCCCTGCCGGTGGTGGCACAGGGCCTGGCTTCTTGGCGGGGAGCTCCCGGGCGTCTGGAGCTGGTGGACGAAGGGCAGCCTTTCCCGGTGGTGGTGGATTATGCTCACGCCCCCCAGGCCCTGGCCCGCCTGCTCGCCTTGGCCCGCCAGAGCGCGCGGGGCAGGGTCGTCCTCGTGTTCGGCTGTATTGGGGGGCGAGACCGCCATCGCCGCCGGCCTATGGGGCGCATCGCTGGCCAGATGGCGGACTACGTCATCGTCACCGACGACAACCCTTACGATGAGGAGCGAGAGTCCATATTCCAGGAGATAGTGGCTGGCCTGCAGGAGGCGGGGCGGGAGGAGGGGCGCGACTACCTGGTGGTGCCGGACCGCCGCCAGGCCATTGCCCATGCCCTGAGCATGGCTGGGGAGGGGGATGTGGTGGTTCTGGCGGGCAAAGGGCACGAGACCCATGTCTACGCTGGCTCCTCTTCCTACCCGTGTGACGACCGGGAGGTGGCCCGCGCCTTCCTGCGTCGCATGAAGGGGGTATGA
- the hisG gene encoding ATP phosphoribosyltransferase: MIKIALPAGELRRPISQLLSQVGLDVPGYGEGSRSYRLSLDGRARVRVFRERDIPVQIALGQYHVGICGAAWVEEFLARNPRQGVVKLGSLPLAGPTLFLMAAPSTAQTLADLSRLAEPRIVTEFPHLAEALALALRLPRYRIIPVWGSAEAYPPEDADLALALASHEEEVVKRGLVPLLAVLEGPPVVIAHRQAIKALDMGWVLSALASLGLSSVPGMRLPASLGGLGLRPRPPAREREVLRVALPDGHQKPHVLGALAEAGLSFPGYAEGERRPLGPWDGIEAKVIRPQDMPQMVALGAFDLAFTGRDCFLEHIYRFPSSPVAVALDLGKGAFNMSAVVSVDLPVETMEEAISFWRREGRPLVRIASEFVAIADHYARSRHLWRYRVIPTAGASEGFVPEDADLLIEGTETGRTLAENRLKAIDVLFRSTTCVVVGRHTPTGRRGELLRLLLDSLRPVAVAGSATI, encoded by the coding sequence GTGATAAAGATAGCCTTGCCAGCGGGGGAGCTGCGCCGTCCCATCTCCCAGCTCCTGTCCCAGGTGGGCCTGGATGTACCTGGCTACGGCGAAGGCTCGCGGTCATATCGTCTGTCCCTGGACGGGCGGGCCCGGGTGAGGGTCTTTCGAGAGCGGGATATACCCGTCCAGATCGCTTTAGGGCAGTACCATGTGGGTATCTGCGGGGCGGCGTGGGTGGAAGAGTTCTTGGCCCGCAACCCTCGGCAGGGGGTGGTGAAGCTGGGGTCCCTTCCCTTGGCGGGCCCCACCCTCTTTCTGATGGCCGCCCCCTCAACGGCCCAGACGCTGGCGGACCTCTCCCGCTTGGCAGAGCCCCGCATCGTCACCGAGTTCCCCCATCTGGCGGAGGCCTTGGCCTTGGCCCTGCGCTTGCCCCGATACCGCATCATCCCCGTCTGGGGGAGCGCCGAGGCCTACCCACCTGAGGACGCCGACCTGGCCCTGGCCTTGGCCAGCCACGAGGAAGAGGTAGTCAAGAGGGGGCTTGTGCCCCTGCTAGCTGTGCTGGAGGGGCCGCCTGTGGTCATCGCCCATCGTCAGGCGATCAAGGCCTTGGACATGGGCTGGGTGCTGTCGGCCCTGGCCTCTTTGGGGCTTTCGTCCGTGCCAGGGATGAGGTTACCGGCTTCCCTGGGAGGGCTAGGTCTGAGGCCGCGTCCCCCTGCTCGGGAGCGGGAGGTGTTGCGGGTGGCCCTCCCCGATGGCCACCAAAAGCCTCATGTCCTGGGGGCCCTAGCCGAGGCGGGGCTCTCTTTCCCCGGGTATGCTGAGGGGGAAAGGAGACCCCTTGGGCCATGGGACGGCATCGAGGCCAAGGTCATCCGCCCGCAGGATATGCCCCAGATGGTGGCCCTGGGTGCCTTCGATCTGGCCTTCACTGGGCGCGACTGCTTCCTTGAGCATATCTATCGGTTCCCGTCCAGCCCGGTGGCCGTGGCCCTGGACCTGGGCAAAGGGGCCTTTAACATGAGCGCTGTAGTGAGCGTGGACTTGCCAGTGGAGACCATGGAGGAAGCCATATCCTTTTGGCGTCGGGAGGGGCGGCCACTGGTGCGCATCGCTTCCGAGTTCGTGGCCATCGCTGACCATTATGCCCGGAGTCGCCATCTCTGGCGGTACAGGGTCATACCCACGGCGGGTGCCTCAGAGGGGTTTGTGCCGGAGGACGCCGATCTCCTCATCGAGGGGACGGAGACAGGCCGCACCCTAGCCGAGAACCGTTTGAAGGCCATCGACGTGCTCTTCCGCTCCACCACCTGTGTGGTGGTGGGGCGGCACACCCCCACAGGGAGGCGCGGCGAGCTTTTGCGCTTGCTCCTGGACTCGCTGCGGCCGGTGGCCGTGGCAGGCTCTGCTACAATCTAA